A window of Aricia agestis chromosome 3, ilAriAges1.1, whole genome shotgun sequence contains these coding sequences:
- the LOC121725707 gene encoding UDP-glucosyltransferase 2-like isoform X1, whose product MRTLILLFLCTISMAFGYRLLAVQTAPSKSHYNLLVGLVKPLLEAGHEITFAAIFPDKKPLKNLRVIDLSEVQKAIEHVNALDQDKVSFSRMNELMSNISHLVLNHPEVQHVMREETFDAVITEWLFRDVEAGYAAALQVPWILLHGMEMSPHMENLVDTVRHVPTIPLVLNDAPIPMNLPQRLMNTAWHLLMSFGFYKDFSSNEAEYHAMFGPIAEARGHQLPPYWDAIRDVSVLFLNSHPSFTAARSLPPNAVEIGGYHIDENVPPLPKDLQVLLDSSKNGVIYFSMGSVIKAKNLPENLRNELIKMFAELPYTVLWKFETELKDLPKNLHVRPWMPQPSILTHPNVKVFITHGGGLSTIESLYYGKPILAVPVFGDQPANAEQAVRAGRALKVPYSINMVGDLKLALKEMLSNDSYYQRAQFLSSLFHKRPVPPKQLVTSYVELAIESKGAHHLRSKTLLYKWYEIWMLDQAAVLLAVLYILYRVIKKIVCLIKGMFSRTKKVKKQ is encoded by the exons ATGAGGACGCTCATACTATTGTTTCTTTGTACGATATCGATGGCTTTTGGCTACCGACTGTTGGCCGTCCAGACTGCTCCCTCCAAGAGTCACTACAACCTCCTGGTGGGGCTGGTGAAACCGCTACTTGAAGCAGGACATGAG ATAACGTTTGCTGCAATATTTCCGGACAAGAAACCTTTAAAAAATCTACGAGTTATCGACCTAAGTGAGGTTCAGAAGGCCATTGAAC acGTAAACGCCTTGGACCAAGATAAGGTATCGTTTTCCCGAATGAATGAGTTAATGTCGAATATATCCCACTTGGTGCTGAATCATCCGGAGGTGCAGCATGTCATGAGGGAGGAGACCTTCGACGCCGTCATCACAGAGTGGCTGTTCCGTGACGTAGAGGCTGG ATACGCAGCTGCGCTACAAGTCCCATGGATACTCTTACACGGCATGGAGATGTCTCCCCACATGGAGAACCTGGTGGACACGGTGCGCCACGTCCCCACCATCCCCCTCGTGCTCAACGACGCCCCCATCCCCATGAACCTGCCGCAGAGACTGATGAATACGGCGTGGCATTTGCTGATGAGCTTCGGTTTTTA TAAGGACTTTTCATCGAACGAGGCCGAATACCATGCGATGTTCGGTCCGATAGCCGAGGCTCGCGGGCACCAGCTCCCGCCCTACTGGGACGCGATACGCGACGTGTCGGTCCTCTTCCTCAACTCACATCCGTCCTTTACCGCGGCCCGCAGTCTGCCGCCTAATGCTGTCGAGATCGGGGGTTATCATATTGACGAAAATGTTCCACCACTGCCAAAG GATTTGCAAGTATTACTGGACTCTTCCAAAAATGGAGTGATCTACTTCAGCATGGGGTCCGTCATCAAAGCCAAGAATCTTCCTGAAAATTTGAGAAACGAATTGATAAAGATGTTCGCGGAGCTGCCCTACACCGTGCTCTGGAAATTCGAAACTGAACTGAAGGACCTGCCGAAGAACCTCCACGTCAGACCCTGGATGCCTCAACCGAGTATTTTAA CTCATCCAAACGTGAAGGTCTTTATTACTCACGGAGGTGGCCTCAGCACCATCGAATCTCTTTACTACGGGAAACCGATCCTGGCTGTACCGGTGTTCGGAGACCAGCCCGCCAACGCCGAGCAGGCCGTGCGGGCCGGCAGAGCCCTCAAAGTGCCGTACTCAATAAACATGGTTGGAGACCTCAAACTGGCTTTGAAGGAAATGCTCAGCAACGACAG CTACTACCAGCGAGCACAGTTCCTGTCGAGTCTATTCCACAAGCGGCCGGTGCCGCCGAAGCAGCTCGTCACCAGCTATGTGGAACTCGCCATTGAGAGCAAAG GTGCTCACCACCTGCGCTCCAAGACGCTCCTGTACAAGTGGTACGAGATCTGGATGCTGGACCAGGCGGCCGTACTGCTGGCGGTGCTGTACATCCTCTATAGAGTCATCAAGAAGATAGTGTGTCTGATAAAAGGAATGTTCTCGAGAacgaaaaaagttaaaaaacaatGA
- the LOC121725707 gene encoding UDP-glucosyltransferase 2-like isoform X2, which produces MNELMSNISHLVLNHPEVQHVMREETFDAVITEWLFRDVEAGYAAALQVPWILLHGMEMSPHMENLVDTVRHVPTIPLVLNDAPIPMNLPQRLMNTAWHLLMSFGFYKDFSSNEAEYHAMFGPIAEARGHQLPPYWDAIRDVSVLFLNSHPSFTAARSLPPNAVEIGGYHIDENVPPLPKDLQVLLDSSKNGVIYFSMGSVIKAKNLPENLRNELIKMFAELPYTVLWKFETELKDLPKNLHVRPWMPQPSILTHPNVKVFITHGGGLSTIESLYYGKPILAVPVFGDQPANAEQAVRAGRALKVPYSINMVGDLKLALKEMLSNDSYYQRAQFLSSLFHKRPVPPKQLVTSYVELAIESKGAHHLRSKTLLYKWYEIWMLDQAAVLLAVLYILYRVIKKIVCLIKGMFSRTKKVKKQ; this is translated from the exons ATGAATGAGTTAATGTCGAATATATCCCACTTGGTGCTGAATCATCCGGAGGTGCAGCATGTCATGAGGGAGGAGACCTTCGACGCCGTCATCACAGAGTGGCTGTTCCGTGACGTAGAGGCTGG ATACGCAGCTGCGCTACAAGTCCCATGGATACTCTTACACGGCATGGAGATGTCTCCCCACATGGAGAACCTGGTGGACACGGTGCGCCACGTCCCCACCATCCCCCTCGTGCTCAACGACGCCCCCATCCCCATGAACCTGCCGCAGAGACTGATGAATACGGCGTGGCATTTGCTGATGAGCTTCGGTTTTTA TAAGGACTTTTCATCGAACGAGGCCGAATACCATGCGATGTTCGGTCCGATAGCCGAGGCTCGCGGGCACCAGCTCCCGCCCTACTGGGACGCGATACGCGACGTGTCGGTCCTCTTCCTCAACTCACATCCGTCCTTTACCGCGGCCCGCAGTCTGCCGCCTAATGCTGTCGAGATCGGGGGTTATCATATTGACGAAAATGTTCCACCACTGCCAAAG GATTTGCAAGTATTACTGGACTCTTCCAAAAATGGAGTGATCTACTTCAGCATGGGGTCCGTCATCAAAGCCAAGAATCTTCCTGAAAATTTGAGAAACGAATTGATAAAGATGTTCGCGGAGCTGCCCTACACCGTGCTCTGGAAATTCGAAACTGAACTGAAGGACCTGCCGAAGAACCTCCACGTCAGACCCTGGATGCCTCAACCGAGTATTTTAA CTCATCCAAACGTGAAGGTCTTTATTACTCACGGAGGTGGCCTCAGCACCATCGAATCTCTTTACTACGGGAAACCGATCCTGGCTGTACCGGTGTTCGGAGACCAGCCCGCCAACGCCGAGCAGGCCGTGCGGGCCGGCAGAGCCCTCAAAGTGCCGTACTCAATAAACATGGTTGGAGACCTCAAACTGGCTTTGAAGGAAATGCTCAGCAACGACAG CTACTACCAGCGAGCACAGTTCCTGTCGAGTCTATTCCACAAGCGGCCGGTGCCGCCGAAGCAGCTCGTCACCAGCTATGTGGAACTCGCCATTGAGAGCAAAG GTGCTCACCACCTGCGCTCCAAGACGCTCCTGTACAAGTGGTACGAGATCTGGATGCTGGACCAGGCGGCCGTACTGCTGGCGGTGCTGTACATCCTCTATAGAGTCATCAAGAAGATAGTGTGTCTGATAAAAGGAATGTTCTCGAGAacgaaaaaagttaaaaaacaatGA